From Lujinxingia vulgaris, a single genomic window includes:
- a CDS encoding glycosyltransferase family 4 protein: MIHESMFSRQQVYPALFIGRSSAELARRYSRRFKLLADAGFEIHVLAGDDGGFDALRRQGVQCKAIPVASPRNAAALMGAYFIVQGVMLELRPVLVHIFSHRLAWLGAFAARQAEVPAVFVTMEYHWLEEEPVHLPLGPMALFTSSEGVRAAEERINAVVGYPWRRVMLQAYERLGEQVDRYVVTTEFDFRLLQDLGIVAPSRLEVALGGAGVDVTRYRPASGNGDEAREQAREALGLPTHWRQVVGWVGPVTRRHGADDLVATVKALRRTHPSLGWVIAPRARLADGQARRLRRLADRGWVRLVDGEKKTDAAFYQALDVMACFGTASTPIDAVLEAGACGVATVAYDTPATRSLIVSGSTGELVLEGDQPTLTSVLGARLRTPELLRSQGAKMRERVETLFSRESSDEQMLNLYDAVLGAKLTAER, translated from the coding sequence ATGATTCACGAGAGTATGTTCTCCCGACAGCAGGTTTACCCGGCGCTTTTTATAGGGCGAAGCTCCGCGGAGCTCGCGCGGCGTTACAGCCGGCGATTCAAACTTCTGGCCGACGCCGGCTTTGAGATCCATGTGCTGGCCGGCGATGACGGAGGTTTTGATGCGCTGCGGCGCCAGGGGGTGCAGTGCAAGGCGATCCCGGTGGCCAGCCCGCGAAATGCCGCGGCGCTGATGGGGGCGTACTTTATTGTGCAGGGGGTGATGCTGGAGCTGCGCCCGGTGCTGGTGCACATCTTCTCGCACAGGCTGGCCTGGTTGGGGGCCTTTGCGGCGCGTCAGGCGGAGGTACCGGCGGTGTTTGTGACCATGGAGTATCACTGGCTCGAAGAGGAGCCGGTGCATCTTCCGCTGGGGCCGATGGCGCTCTTTACCTCCAGCGAAGGGGTGCGGGCGGCCGAGGAGCGCATCAACGCGGTGGTGGGTTACCCCTGGCGCAGGGTGATGTTGCAGGCGTACGAGCGCCTTGGCGAGCAGGTCGACCGATATGTGGTGACGACCGAGTTCGATTTTCGACTGCTGCAAGATCTGGGAATTGTGGCGCCCTCGCGTCTGGAGGTGGCGCTGGGCGGGGCGGGCGTCGATGTGACGCGGTATCGGCCGGCCAGCGGCAATGGCGATGAGGCTCGCGAGCAGGCGCGTGAGGCGTTGGGGCTTCCGACGCACTGGCGCCAGGTGGTGGGCTGGGTGGGGCCTGTGACCCGGCGCCACGGGGCCGACGATCTGGTGGCGACGGTCAAGGCGCTGCGCCGCACCCACCCCTCTCTGGGCTGGGTCATTGCTCCTCGCGCGCGTCTGGCCGACGGGCAGGCCCGCCGCCTGCGGCGGCTTGCGGATCGCGGCTGGGTGCGCCTGGTCGACGGGGAGAAAAAGACCGACGCGGCGTTCTATCAGGCGCTCGATGTGATGGCGTGTTTTGGCACCGCGTCCACGCCGATCGATGCGGTGCTGGAAGCCGGTGCCTGCGGCGTGGCCACGGTTGCGTACGATACGCCGGCGACGCGCTCGCTGATCGTCTCGGGGAGCACCGGCGAGCTTGTGCTGGAGGGGGATCAGCCCACGCTGACCAGCGTGCTCGGCGCGCGTCTTCGCACCCCGGAGTTGTTACGATCCCAGGGGGCGAAGATGCGTGAGCGGGTCGAGACGCTTTTTAGTCGTGAGAGCAGCGACGAGCAGATGTTGAATCTTTATGATGCGGTGCTCGGCGCGAAACTCACCGCCGAGCGCTGA
- a CDS encoding serine/threonine protein kinase, with amino-acid sequence MVVQPRVKIGELIDDRYRLETLIHEGRWGLVFRASDLELGDRPVAIRIFPRGEDGPADPTGFARQAAELRALKSETIATPYAHGTVQGFPYIVTQWARGMPLDTYLKKQGLLSLKVTLPLLQQLLYALDNAHQVNLTHGILRPAKIMVTPRPSGPPALSVVDFQIWRLYELSSGDEAFDEAHLSRRLVRYMAPEILSDRTITPAADLYTVGLLAIEMLTGTPAYPEDHRIALIARQLAPEPPDLPYFVDAGEGFRSFLSMLVTKDSGARLQTAAVASDILDQQGERFIQEPPAIEPEPVPSSVAVSSEVEDGEASVEVPGLDAPSDPFMVAPESEVFEHDALPDQAPVQPARADEQGDVDELFLSEQSGLRSLSDGRDLGMDTQSPLDFLSDDANVDDLFASELNFGQDDEDAKPASGDPSRSASISIEEPIPEGLDELPSEAYNDIPDAVEVAPEPAVTSATSAQHRPAYPSPGPIQPRPTRQRAPHTPTPGAPKSGPPLLGLGLIALALAGAAAFLLMSPTEAPQSAQAEALEEAPTEATHVVRITTSPPALRVLLDGKSQGFSPVDLKLKDSQFPVKVGARLNANNEQTRTLEAPTSELHFEFETP; translated from the coding sequence ATGGTAGTTCAACCTCGCGTTAAGATTGGCGAGCTCATCGATGATCGTTATCGCCTCGAAACCCTGATCCATGAGGGACGCTGGGGGCTTGTCTTTCGCGCCAGCGACCTGGAGCTGGGGGATCGCCCCGTGGCCATCCGCATCTTCCCCCGCGGCGAAGATGGACCGGCGGACCCGACCGGCTTTGCCCGGCAGGCTGCGGAGCTTCGCGCGCTCAAAAGCGAAACGATCGCAACACCTTACGCCCACGGCACCGTCCAGGGATTTCCCTACATTGTGACCCAGTGGGCCCGCGGCATGCCCCTGGACACCTACCTCAAGAAGCAGGGGCTGCTCTCCCTTAAAGTCACGCTGCCGCTGCTGCAGCAGCTCCTCTATGCGCTCGATAACGCCCACCAGGTCAACCTGACCCACGGCATCCTGCGGCCGGCCAAGATCATGGTGACGCCCCGGCCCAGCGGTCCCCCGGCGCTCTCGGTCGTCGACTTCCAGATCTGGAGGCTCTACGAGCTCTCCAGCGGCGATGAGGCCTTTGATGAGGCCCACCTCTCGCGGCGGCTGGTGCGCTACATGGCTCCGGAAATTTTAAGCGATCGCACCATCACCCCGGCCGCCGACCTTTATACGGTGGGACTCCTCGCCATTGAGATGCTCACCGGCACCCCGGCCTACCCCGAAGATCACCGCATCGCGCTCATCGCCCGACAGCTCGCGCCGGAGCCCCCCGATCTCCCCTACTTTGTGGACGCCGGCGAGGGCTTCCGCTCCTTTTTGTCGATGCTGGTGACCAAGGATAGCGGCGCGCGTCTTCAAACAGCGGCCGTGGCCAGCGACATCCTCGATCAGCAGGGTGAGCGCTTTATTCAGGAGCCGCCGGCGATTGAACCCGAGCCGGTCCCCTCCTCGGTGGCCGTCAGCTCCGAGGTCGAAGACGGCGAGGCATCGGTCGAGGTCCCCGGCCTCGACGCCCCCTCCGATCCTTTCATGGTTGCGCCCGAGAGCGAGGTTTTCGAGCACGACGCCCTCCCCGACCAGGCCCCGGTCCAGCCCGCCCGGGCCGACGAGCAGGGCGACGTCGACGAGCTCTTCCTCTCGGAGCAAAGTGGTCTGCGCTCGCTCAGTGACGGACGCGATCTGGGCATGGACACCCAGTCCCCGCTCGACTTCCTCTCGGACGACGCCAACGTCGACGACCTCTTCGCCTCCGAGCTCAACTTCGGCCAGGACGACGAAGACGCGAAGCCCGCTTCCGGCGACCCCTCGCGCTCGGCCAGCATCTCCATTGAGGAGCCCATCCCCGAGGGGCTCGATGAGCTTCCCTCGGAGGCCTACAACGACATCCCCGACGCGGTGGAGGTTGCGCCCGAGCCGGCCGTAACGAGCGCCACCTCTGCACAGCACCGCCCCGCCTACCCCTCTCCGGGACCGATCCAGCCCCGACCCACGCGCCAGCGCGCACCGCACACCCCGACCCCGGGTGCCCCGAAGTCCGGCCCCCCGCTGCTGGGGCTTGGCCTCATCGCTCTGGCCCTTGCCGGCGCGGCGGCCTTTTTGCTGATGTCGCCCACCGAGGCGCCGCAGAGCGCGCAGGCCGAGGCGCTCGAAGAGGCTCCCACCGAGGCGACCCACGTGGTGCGCATAACCACCTCGCCGCCCGCGCTCCGGGTGCTCCTCGACGGCAAATCTCAGGGCTTTAGCCCGGTTGACCTCAAGCTCAAAGACTCGCAGTTCCCCGTCAAAGTTGGCGCGCGCCTCAACGCCAACAACGAGCAGACTCGCACCCTGGAAGCTCCCACCTCCGAGCTTCATTTTGAGTTCGAGACCCCCTGA
- a CDS encoding class I SAM-dependent RNA methyltransferase: MNQSAETPAGDSPSLEEVRELQELEVRIDDFGFTGEGYVRLHDGWLSVPGALPGELVRVRLQPGQREGARRLYADVVEVVERSPERRDPLCERDAICRGCQLRHISVDGELRFKARGITEVVEKFAGLAEAEQPPVEILTPQPTARGDAFRYRTSLSYRRVGDRVELGLYSPASEGLVAMSSCPALTVQTQRVVGVIERSLQGQNALPWDGEMAREVAAQVEGFEVAPGVEQIRVAVPNHGVGLVEVRLTEARDEAQFEVFCTSQPLASWLGRLVEALPAQVGLAVGSGPYRRQLKEPHRVRIPIGRLQMEVGYDDWIHATLAPAEVLYEAVGQWLEPEPEERFLDVGCGIGTIALLMAPRVGEAVGLDQNQASIESAEINAVGHGIANARFVAGGWETGLRRLAASGERFELATINPMREPLGRRALAYLNMLGVQRLVYLGPSPAAAARDLGALREMGWEIDRLAAANLHPATYHTMLVARVRRASSEE, encoded by the coding sequence ATGAATCAGTCAGCAGAAACGCCGGCCGGGGACTCCCCTTCGCTTGAAGAGGTGCGCGAACTTCAGGAGTTGGAGGTCCGCATCGACGATTTTGGGTTTACTGGCGAGGGGTATGTTCGTCTGCACGACGGCTGGCTCTCGGTGCCCGGCGCGCTCCCCGGCGAGCTTGTGCGGGTGCGCCTGCAACCCGGCCAGCGCGAGGGGGCTCGCCGACTTTACGCCGACGTGGTTGAGGTGGTGGAGCGCTCCCCCGAGCGGCGCGACCCGCTCTGTGAGCGCGACGCGATCTGCCGGGGATGTCAGCTGCGCCATATCAGCGTGGACGGTGAGCTGCGCTTTAAGGCGCGGGGCATTACCGAGGTGGTCGAGAAGTTCGCGGGACTGGCCGAGGCCGAGCAGCCGCCGGTGGAGATCCTCACCCCGCAGCCTACTGCGCGTGGCGATGCGTTTCGCTACCGGACCTCGTTGAGCTACCGGCGAGTCGGGGATCGGGTGGAGCTCGGTCTTTATAGCCCGGCCAGCGAGGGGCTTGTGGCGATGTCGAGCTGTCCGGCGCTGACGGTGCAGACCCAGCGTGTGGTGGGGGTGATTGAGCGATCGTTGCAGGGACAAAACGCGCTTCCCTGGGATGGTGAGATGGCCCGGGAGGTCGCCGCGCAGGTGGAGGGGTTTGAGGTGGCGCCGGGGGTGGAGCAGATCCGCGTGGCGGTGCCCAACCACGGGGTGGGGCTTGTGGAGGTGCGCCTGACGGAGGCGCGCGATGAGGCGCAGTTTGAGGTCTTCTGTACTTCGCAGCCGCTGGCCAGCTGGCTGGGACGGCTGGTCGAGGCGCTGCCGGCCCAGGTGGGGCTGGCGGTCGGGAGCGGCCCCTATCGCCGCCAGCTCAAAGAGCCGCATCGGGTGCGCATCCCCATCGGGAGGTTGCAAATGGAGGTGGGCTACGACGACTGGATTCACGCCACGCTGGCGCCCGCCGAGGTGCTCTATGAGGCGGTGGGGCAGTGGTTGGAGCCGGAGCCCGAGGAGCGTTTTCTGGATGTGGGTTGTGGCATTGGCACCATCGCTTTGCTGATGGCGCCGCGGGTTGGCGAGGCGGTGGGGCTCGATCAGAACCAGGCCTCGATCGAGTCGGCCGAGATCAACGCGGTGGGCCACGGCATCGCCAACGCGCGCTTTGTCGCCGGCGGCTGGGAGACCGGGCTCAGGAGGCTTGCGGCTTCGGGGGAGCGGTTTGAGCTGGCCACGATCAACCCGATGCGCGAGCCGCTGGGGCGTCGCGCGCTGGCCTACCTCAACATGCTGGGCGTGCAACGCCTGGTGTACCTTGGGCCCTCGCCGGCGGCCGCTGCCCGCGACCTGGGCGCGCTGCGCGAGATGGGCTGGGAGATCGACCGGCTGGCCGCGGCCAATCTGCATCCGGCCACCTACCATACGATGCTGGTGGCGCGGGTTCGCCGCGCGTCTTCCGAGGAGTGA
- a CDS encoding DUF4388 domain-containing protein, producing MGVTGGSVVSVGLIGTRGRTVESLAAMLEVGGYEVRGAPRGDVCEALGTLQEQCQAVVVEAIASSGLSEALEGLARRGQGTGIVAVTDAREVGLRVRLVEAGVGDVVARPLAGAELLARVARLCAMTSPGLRGDLQVAGLSEVLMLLHQQRATGELKVRTDRFSARVWLARGTLLGARASQGLWGEKALFRVLRRVEEAAGTFEFYEGAPDPSDLGAASFDPLPTLILRAAQHADEFRAIYALLPAGPLRLASSLTYNERCAEVYRLLQRIPTRSWSVDALIDASPMLDLEVARQLHEALTHHEVCCDPPARHDPAGC from the coding sequence ATGGGAGTGACGGGGGGCAGCGTTGTGTCGGTGGGGTTGATCGGCACCAGGGGGCGAACGGTGGAGTCGCTGGCGGCGATGCTGGAGGTCGGCGGCTATGAGGTCCGCGGCGCGCCGCGCGGCGATGTCTGCGAGGCGCTGGGGACGCTCCAGGAGCAGTGCCAGGCGGTGGTGGTCGAGGCGATCGCCTCCTCGGGGCTCAGTGAGGCGCTGGAGGGGCTGGCCCGTCGGGGGCAGGGCACAGGCATTGTGGCGGTGACCGACGCGCGTGAGGTGGGGTTGCGGGTGCGCCTTGTGGAGGCGGGCGTGGGCGATGTGGTGGCACGTCCACTGGCCGGCGCGGAGCTTCTGGCGCGCGTGGCGCGGCTCTGCGCGATGACCTCACCCGGCCTTCGCGGCGATCTGCAGGTGGCTGGATTGAGCGAGGTGCTGATGCTCCTGCATCAACAACGCGCCACCGGCGAGCTCAAGGTTCGCACCGATCGTTTCTCGGCGCGGGTGTGGCTTGCGCGAGGAACGCTTCTGGGCGCGCGCGCAAGCCAGGGGCTCTGGGGCGAGAAGGCGCTCTTTCGAGTGCTGCGCAGGGTGGAAGAGGCTGCGGGCACTTTTGAGTTTTATGAGGGCGCGCCGGACCCCTCCGACCTGGGAGCGGCGAGTTTTGATCCGCTCCCGACCTTGATCCTGCGAGCGGCGCAGCATGCCGATGAGTTTCGCGCGATCTACGCGCTGCTTCCGGCCGGGCCATTGAGGCTGGCCTCCTCCCTGACCTATAATGAGCGCTGCGCGGAGGTGTATCGCCTTCTTCAGCGCATCCCCACCCGAAGCTGGAGCGTCGATGCGCTCATCGACGCCAGCCCCATGCTCGATCTGGAGGTCGCCCGGCAGCTGCACGAGGCGCTCACCCATCACGAGGTTTGCTGTGACCCACCCGCTCGCCACGACCCTGCAGGATGTTGA
- a CDS encoding NAD(P)H-binding protein, whose product MTHPLATTLQDVDMRTQRCLVLGAGGRLGGHLVAELSRRGWPTRALRRWQSAPPAARLGGVEDAVGDIFDAVSLTQALAGVNHVFYCVAPEPESPGGSKMGRAVEGIRRTLEAARGAGVDRIVVVSCASTLARVPPGKLADERGHYLPGSGDDLDLECKYAVEQECYRYFADGMDIVMVLPTLMVGPGVDLTPFAALDVPDEQPLNIVDVRQVAFATAQALTLARSGERYIIGGKNAVAADVFQGWSPASPRWLRRDALPRDRAIVQRGQWVSSAKAHHDLDLGAHTAPAEDANEGVLHGEAVER is encoded by the coding sequence GTGACCCACCCGCTCGCCACGACCCTGCAGGATGTTGATATGCGCACCCAGCGCTGCCTGGTGCTCGGCGCTGGCGGAAGGCTGGGAGGGCATCTTGTGGCCGAGCTCAGCCGGCGCGGGTGGCCGACGCGGGCGCTGCGTCGGTGGCAGTCGGCTCCTCCCGCCGCGCGACTTGGCGGGGTCGAGGATGCCGTCGGCGACATCTTCGATGCCGTGTCGTTGACTCAGGCGCTGGCCGGGGTCAACCACGTCTTTTATTGCGTGGCTCCCGAGCCCGAGAGTCCCGGTGGATCAAAGATGGGTCGGGCGGTGGAGGGGATCCGAAGAACCCTGGAGGCCGCGCGTGGCGCGGGCGTCGACCGCATCGTTGTGGTCAGCTGCGCCAGCACGCTTGCGCGGGTTCCTCCCGGCAAACTCGCCGATGAGCGCGGACATTACCTTCCCGGCTCCGGCGATGATCTGGACCTGGAGTGTAAGTATGCCGTCGAGCAGGAGTGCTACCGCTACTTCGCTGACGGCATGGACATCGTGATGGTGTTGCCCACCCTGATGGTGGGGCCGGGCGTCGACCTCACGCCCTTCGCCGCCCTCGATGTTCCGGATGAGCAGCCCCTCAACATCGTCGATGTGCGCCAGGTGGCGTTTGCGACCGCCCAGGCCCTGACGCTCGCGCGTAGCGGAGAGCGCTACATCATCGGCGGCAAAAACGCGGTCGCCGCCGATGTTTTTCAAGGGTGGTCCCCCGCCTCACCGCGGTGGTTGCGCCGCGATGCGCTCCCCCGTGATCGGGCGATTGTCCAGCGAGGCCAGTGGGTTAGCAGCGCAAAGGCGCATCACGACCTGGACCTGGGCGCGCATACGGCTCCCGCCGAAGACGCTAACGAGGGTGTGCTCCATGGCGAGGCCGTGGAGCGTTGA